The following coding sequences lie in one Fundulus heteroclitus isolate FHET01 chromosome 20, MU-UCD_Fhet_4.1, whole genome shotgun sequence genomic window:
- the il19l gene encoding interleukin 19 like isoform X1, whose translation MSVLTVTHNPLLLVIAFNESKCFHQSHLPVTTVMKILLSSSICTLLLLGFLNGPVESRTMHADGCSANVHFHELHKHFSDIRSDAISADGEIAVKLLDTSLMKNVQEGQTCCFVRLLLRFYVERVFRNYESSQPHQQRCASSLANAFVSIRKEMHKCHCNCGEETQRTIDSVLAKFDKLQIEQAAQKAVGELDTVLEWLEGLAPKS comes from the exons ATGAGTGTTTTGACCGTTACCCATAACCCACTCCTGTTGGTAATAGCTTTTAACGAATCAAAATGTTTCCATCAGAGTCACCTTCCGGTAACCACAGTCATGAAGATCCTGCTCAGCTCTTCCATCTGCACCCTGCTCCTCCTCGGCTTTCTGAACGGGCCTGTGGAGAGCCGGACCATGCATGCGGACGGCTGCTCTGCCAACGTTCACTTCCACGAGCTGCACAAACACTTCTCTGACATAAGATCAGATGCG ATATCAGCAGATGGCGAGATCGCTGTGAAACTTCTAGATACATCTCTGATGAAAAATGTTCAG GAGGGTCAGACGTGCTGTTTTGTTCGTCTCCTGCTTCGCTTCTACGTTGAAAGAGTGTTCAGGAACTACGAGTCCTCTCAGCCGCATCAGCAGCGCTGCGCCAGCTCCCTGGCCAACGCTTTTGTCAGCATCAGAAAGGAAATGCATAAATGT CACTGCAACTGTGGAGAAGAAACCCAGAGGACAATCGACTCAGTGCTTGCCAAGTTTGACAAG CTGCAGATCGAGCAGGCAGCGCAGAAGGCCGTGGGAGAACTGGACACAGTGCTGGAATGGCTGGAGGGACTGGCACCTAAATCATAA
- the il19l gene encoding interleukin 19 like isoform X2, producing MKILLSSSICTLLLLGFLNGPVESRTMHADGCSANVHFHELHKHFSDIRSDAISADGEIAVKLLDTSLMKNVQEGQTCCFVRLLLRFYVERVFRNYESSQPHQQRCASSLANAFVSIRKEMHKCHCNCGEETQRTIDSVLAKFDKLQIEQAAQKAVGELDTVLEWLEGLAPKS from the exons ATGAAGATCCTGCTCAGCTCTTCCATCTGCACCCTGCTCCTCCTCGGCTTTCTGAACGGGCCTGTGGAGAGCCGGACCATGCATGCGGACGGCTGCTCTGCCAACGTTCACTTCCACGAGCTGCACAAACACTTCTCTGACATAAGATCAGATGCG ATATCAGCAGATGGCGAGATCGCTGTGAAACTTCTAGATACATCTCTGATGAAAAATGTTCAG GAGGGTCAGACGTGCTGTTTTGTTCGTCTCCTGCTTCGCTTCTACGTTGAAAGAGTGTTCAGGAACTACGAGTCCTCTCAGCCGCATCAGCAGCGCTGCGCCAGCTCCCTGGCCAACGCTTTTGTCAGCATCAGAAAGGAAATGCATAAATGT CACTGCAACTGTGGAGAAGAAACCCAGAGGACAATCGACTCAGTGCTTGCCAAGTTTGACAAG CTGCAGATCGAGCAGGCAGCGCAGAAGGCCGTGGGAGAACTGGACACAGTGCTGGAATGGCTGGAGGGACTGGCACCTAAATCATAA